Proteins encoded by one window of Actinocorallia herbida:
- a CDS encoding YoaK family protein → MTGAAGEDGPLPALFVLLAFTTGMVDATSFLDLGSVFVAAMTGNIIILGLGIAGFGTPLSAALSLLSFAAGAICAGRAARSRLRPLHRGRRLAAGTAVQAALVCGAVVVGTRYGFADELPRRAVIMMLAFSLGWEYAIVRALRVRDLNTTVVTTTLTSLFAESVAPVRQSRRLVSICALLAGAFASGALRRAVHPTAPLWAAVLVLAACAVTAFVAAGRPGAERWR, encoded by the coding sequence GTGACCGGTGCCGCCGGCGAGGACGGGCCGCTTCCCGCGCTGTTCGTCCTGCTCGCGTTCACGACCGGCATGGTCGACGCGACGAGCTTCCTCGATCTCGGCAGCGTCTTCGTCGCCGCGATGACCGGGAACATCATCATCCTCGGTCTGGGCATCGCGGGCTTCGGCACGCCGCTGTCCGCCGCCCTCTCCCTGCTGTCCTTCGCGGCCGGGGCGATCTGCGCCGGCCGGGCCGCCCGGTCCCGGCTGCGGCCGCTGCACCGGGGGCGGCGGCTCGCGGCGGGCACCGCGGTCCAGGCCGCCCTGGTCTGCGGCGCCGTCGTCGTCGGCACCCGCTACGGGTTCGCCGACGAACTGCCGAGACGCGCCGTGATCATGATGCTCGCCTTCTCCCTCGGCTGGGAGTACGCGATCGTGCGCGCCCTACGGGTGCGCGACCTCAACACGACGGTCGTCACCACCACGCTCACCTCGCTGTTCGCCGAGTCCGTCGCACCGGTCAGGCAGAGCCGCAGGCTCGTCTCGATCTGCGCGCTGTTGGCCGGGGCCTTCGCCTCCGGCGCACTGCGCCGCGCGGTGCACCCGACGGCTCCGCTCTGGGCCGCCGTCCTCGTCCTCGCCGCCTGCGCCGTGACCGCCTTCGTCGCGGCGGGGCGCCCCGGGGCCGAACGCTGGCGGTGA
- a CDS encoding ammonium transporter — translation MSIGLNTGDSAWVLVSFAMVLLMTPGLALFYGGMVRSKNLISVLYMSFVSIAVVTVVWFLYGYGLAFGKDAGGLGLIGWGDWEFFKTTPSVLQGVIPLYVYSLFQLVFAIITLALISGSVANRVRLGPWMVFGVIWVTLVYLPIAHWVFSKGGWINKWGVLDFAGGLVVELNSGIAGLALALVLGPSLRFRREGPPQPKNVTLVMTGMGLLWFGWFGFNGGSALTDGALAANAVVNTMMCGCVAMLVWMMLERWRFGRFSRLGGTTGALAGLVAITPACGYVNLFGATVIGIVVALVCTWAVEVKTSVGYDDTLDVVGIHGAGGIVGVVLLGLFATGKYGSPTAGLFYGGSISLLGKQIVAIIAVGCYTFVLTYLIGVIVDKLCALRPSAREEAEGLDTELRIG, via the coding sequence ATGTCGATTGGGCTGAATACCGGGGATTCGGCATGGGTGCTCGTGAGCTTCGCGATGGTGCTGCTCATGACGCCGGGGCTCGCGCTGTTCTACGGCGGAATGGTCCGGTCGAAGAACCTGATCAGCGTTCTTTACATGAGCTTCGTGTCGATCGCCGTGGTGACCGTCGTCTGGTTCCTCTACGGCTACGGCCTCGCCTTCGGCAAGGACGCCGGCGGGCTGGGCCTCATCGGCTGGGGAGACTGGGAGTTCTTCAAGACCACCCCGTCGGTGCTCCAGGGCGTCATCCCGCTCTACGTCTACTCCCTGTTCCAGCTGGTCTTCGCGATCATCACGCTGGCCCTGATCAGCGGCTCGGTCGCCAACCGGGTGCGGCTCGGGCCCTGGATGGTCTTCGGGGTCATCTGGGTGACGCTGGTCTACCTGCCGATCGCCCACTGGGTCTTCTCCAAGGGCGGCTGGATCAACAAGTGGGGCGTGCTGGACTTCGCGGGCGGCCTGGTCGTCGAGCTCAACTCGGGCATCGCCGGGCTGGCGCTGGCGCTGGTGCTCGGGCCGAGCCTGCGGTTCCGCCGCGAGGGTCCGCCCCAGCCGAAGAACGTCACCCTCGTCATGACCGGCATGGGCCTGCTGTGGTTCGGCTGGTTCGGCTTCAACGGCGGTTCCGCGCTGACCGACGGCGCCCTGGCGGCCAACGCCGTGGTGAACACGATGATGTGCGGCTGCGTCGCGATGCTCGTCTGGATGATGCTGGAGCGGTGGCGGTTCGGGCGGTTCTCCCGCCTGGGCGGCACCACCGGCGCGCTCGCCGGCCTGGTGGCCATCACGCCCGCCTGCGGGTACGTCAACCTGTTCGGCGCGACGGTCATCGGCATCGTGGTGGCCCTCGTCTGCACCTGGGCCGTGGAGGTCAAGACGTCCGTGGGCTACGACGACACCCTCGACGTGGTGGGCATCCACGGGGCGGGCGGCATCGTCGGCGTGGTCCTGCTCGGGCTCTTCGCCACCGGCAAGTACGGGAGCCCCACCGCCGGGCTGTTCTACGGCGGCTCCATCTCCCTGCTGGGCAAGCAGATCGTCGCGATCATCGCCGTCGGCTGCTACACGTTCGTCCTCACCTACCTCATCGGCGTGATCGTGGACAAGCTGTGCGCGCTGCGCCCGAGCGCCCGCGAGGAGGCCGAGGGCCTCGACACCGAGCTGCGCATCGGATGA
- a CDS encoding Dps family protein, producing the protein MSLSPLPIDLPYAKDSAMNDLPLPLPPADRKTAGQALQDSLVDLLDLSSNAKQAHWNLRGPGFRSLHLHLDEIVETTRAFADDVAERASALGVSPDGRPVTVAARGPRPFPPGPITVAEALEVFATLYGALIPRMRGRISDTGTADPVTQDLLISVTAALEKQYWMLRAEDPAYDGA; encoded by the coding sequence GTGAGCCTTTCGCCGCTTCCCATCGACCTCCCCTACGCGAAGGACTCCGCCATGAACGACCTGCCCTTGCCGCTGCCCCCCGCCGACCGGAAGACCGCGGGCCAGGCCCTCCAGGACTCGCTGGTCGACCTCCTCGACCTCTCCTCGAACGCCAAGCAGGCCCACTGGAACCTGCGCGGGCCCGGCTTCCGCTCGCTCCACCTGCACCTCGACGAGATCGTGGAGACCACCCGCGCGTTCGCCGACGACGTCGCCGAACGCGCCTCCGCCCTCGGGGTCTCGCCCGACGGCCGTCCCGTCACCGTGGCCGCGCGCGGCCCGCGCCCGTTCCCCCCGGGGCCGATCACGGTCGCCGAGGCGCTCGAGGTCTTCGCGACCCTCTACGGCGCGCTCATCCCCCGCATGCGCGGCCGCATCTCCGACACCGGGACCGCCGACCCCGTCACCCAGGACCTGCTCATCTCCGTCACCGCGGCGCTGGAGAAGCAGTACTGGATGCTCCGCGCCGAGGACCCCGCCTACGACGGCGCCTGA
- a CDS encoding DUF2630 family protein, with the protein MNDQSILERVHEVLAEEHALRSAPQGGTVHRLRALELELDQCWDLLRRRRALREFGADPSAAQVRPASQVKDYVQ; encoded by the coding sequence ATGAACGACCAAAGCATCCTCGAGCGCGTCCACGAGGTCCTCGCCGAGGAGCACGCGCTGCGCAGCGCCCCGCAGGGCGGGACCGTGCACCGCCTGCGCGCGCTGGAGCTCGAGCTCGACCAGTGCTGGGACCTCCTGCGCCGGCGGCGCGCCCTCCGCGAGTTCGGCGCGGACCCCTCCGCCGCGCAGGTCCGCCCCGCCTCCCAGGTGAAGGACTACGTCCAGTGA
- a CDS encoding NAD(P)H-dependent flavin oxidoreductase encodes MTGGAQWPSRLRIAQAPMAGGAATPELVAAVCGAGGLGFLAAGYRSAAAMREEIARTRRLTSGAFGVNVFLPTADAADAEAVSAYGAVVEPEARRLGVGLGTPAGGDDDYPAKIEALLADPPAVVGFTFGRPDPEAVRLLRERGVLVLATVTSAEEARQVEGVDALCVQGAEAGGHRGSFANGPLEGVPLDRLLREVRAAVRLPLVAAGGLATGRDVARALAAGADAAMAGTAFLLCPESGTGATHRRALTDPAYDRTAMTRAFTGRPARGLANRFLDAYSALAPAAYPQVHHLTSPLRKAAAAQGDADALHLWAGTSWRGARAVPAAEVVAELAGS; translated from the coding sequence ATGACGGGCGGGGCACAGTGGCCGAGTCGGCTGCGGATCGCGCAGGCGCCGATGGCGGGCGGGGCGGCCACGCCCGAACTCGTCGCCGCCGTGTGCGGGGCGGGCGGTCTGGGCTTCCTCGCCGCCGGCTACAGGTCCGCGGCGGCGATGCGGGAGGAGATCGCGCGCACACGGCGGCTCACCTCGGGCGCGTTCGGCGTGAACGTGTTCCTGCCGACGGCCGACGCCGCCGACGCGGAGGCCGTGTCGGCCTACGGGGCCGTGGTCGAGCCGGAGGCGCGCAGGCTCGGCGTGGGCCTGGGGACGCCCGCCGGGGGAGACGACGACTACCCGGCGAAGATCGAGGCGCTGCTCGCCGATCCGCCCGCGGTCGTCGGCTTCACGTTCGGCCGTCCGGATCCCGAGGCGGTCCGGCTGCTGCGGGAGCGCGGGGTCCTGGTCCTCGCGACGGTCACGTCGGCGGAGGAGGCGCGGCAGGTCGAGGGCGTCGACGCGCTGTGCGTGCAGGGGGCCGAGGCGGGAGGGCACCGGGGCTCCTTCGCGAACGGCCCGCTGGAGGGGGTCCCGCTGGACCGGCTGCTGCGCGAGGTCCGCGCGGCGGTGCGGCTACCGCTCGTCGCCGCGGGCGGCCTCGCCACGGGCCGGGACGTCGCCCGCGCGCTCGCCGCCGGAGCCGACGCGGCGATGGCCGGGACCGCCTTCCTCCTGTGCCCGGAGAGCGGCACCGGCGCCACCCATCGGCGCGCCCTCACCGACCCGGCGTACGACCGCACCGCGATGACCCGGGCGTTCACCGGGCGGCCCGCCCGCGGCCTGGCCAACCGCTTCCTCGACGCCTACTCGGCGCTGGCGCCCGCGGCCTACCCGCAGGTCCACCATCTGACGTCCCCGCTCCGCAAGGCCGCCGCAGCCCAGGGCGACGCCGACGCCCTGCACCTCTGGGCCGGGACCTCCTGGCGCGGTGCCCGAGCCGTCCCGGCGGCCGAGGTGGTGGCGGAACTCGCCGGCTCCTGA
- a CDS encoding STAS domain-containing protein gives MELITNTDKVLGSDAPDGAVVSDSALLRITAFAGRSGLRFFGDIDSCTIGEVAEAVDAAVRHGNREIYLDLATVDFCGLEGLRLFAEAARRLGEEGRELVLCSVAPHLVRVLRLVGWDKVPGLFIVARHPSSSAPRWDRAAGDRPVAPLGRARDTSVGGVLRTA, from the coding sequence ATGGAACTCATCACGAACACGGACAAGGTGCTCGGCTCGGACGCGCCGGACGGCGCGGTCGTCTCGGACTCCGCGCTGCTGCGGATCACCGCCTTCGCGGGCCGGTCGGGACTCCGGTTCTTCGGCGACATCGACTCCTGCACCATCGGAGAGGTCGCGGAGGCCGTCGACGCCGCGGTGCGCCACGGGAACCGCGAGATCTACCTCGACCTCGCGACCGTGGACTTCTGCGGCCTCGAGGGGCTGCGGCTGTTCGCCGAGGCGGCGCGGCGCCTCGGCGAAGAGGGCCGCGAACTCGTGCTCTGCTCGGTCGCGCCCCACCTGGTGCGGGTGCTCCGGCTCGTCGGCTGGGACAAGGTGCCCGGTCTGTTCATCGTGGCGCGGCACCCTTCCTCGTCCGCGCCCCGCTGGGACCGGGCGGCCGGAGACCGTCCCGTCGCGCCCCTCGGCCGGGCCCGGGACACCTCCGTCGGCGGCGTCCTGCGGACCGCCTGA
- a CDS encoding long-chain fatty acid--CoA ligase has product MKSTMMDVPLSIATILRHGRRWHARRKVVTMTGPGSWRESTFAEVAGRAAQLAHGLEALGVTGDQRVGTFMWNNQEHLEAYLAVPAMGAVLQTANIRLFPDQLVYTITKAEDRVLIVDESLAGTLAPLWDELPTVHTVIVNGTIDPAHFEGSGKKVLTYAELLEGRPTERAWVEVDERDAATMCFTTGTTGNPKGVAYSHRSIAIHSMSQGTYNAVNIGFDDRNLIVVPMFHANAWGYPYTCWWFGADIVLLDRFLNAPNIVRAVEEQKVTFANGVPTVWNDVLTVVRAEPGHDLSALRAVIIGGAAVSRALVEGFEEVGVSIVQGWGMTETSPLVTVAKTPRGTDPETAMSRRLSQGRVSPGVEVRIADPETLEILPADGATIGEFELRGPWITGRYLGDDDGDKFHDGWLRTGDIGTLDDEGHVRITDRAKDVIKSGGEWVSSVELENAIAAHPDVTMATVIGVPDPKWDERPCAIVVTREGADLDGETLRTWLTGKVARWWIPEYWSFVPEIPLTSVGKLDKKALRQRRTDGALPIVHLTTPLPKPPES; this is encoded by the coding sequence ATGAAGAGCACGATGATGGACGTGCCGCTGAGCATTGCGACGATCCTGCGGCACGGGCGGCGGTGGCACGCACGGCGGAAGGTCGTGACGATGACCGGGCCGGGGTCGTGGCGGGAGTCCACGTTCGCGGAGGTCGCCGGGCGGGCCGCGCAGCTCGCCCACGGGCTCGAGGCCCTCGGGGTCACCGGGGACCAGCGGGTCGGCACGTTCATGTGGAACAACCAGGAGCATCTGGAGGCCTACCTCGCGGTCCCGGCGATGGGCGCGGTGCTCCAGACGGCGAACATAAGGCTGTTCCCCGACCAGCTCGTCTACACGATCACCAAGGCCGAGGACCGGGTGCTGATCGTGGACGAGTCCCTGGCCGGGACGCTGGCGCCCCTGTGGGACGAGCTCCCGACCGTCCACACCGTGATCGTGAACGGCACCATCGACCCCGCCCACTTCGAAGGGTCCGGCAAGAAGGTCCTCACCTATGCCGAGCTCCTCGAAGGCAGACCGACGGAGCGCGCCTGGGTCGAGGTCGACGAGCGCGACGCCGCCACCATGTGCTTCACCACCGGGACGACCGGTAATCCCAAGGGCGTCGCCTACTCCCACCGGTCGATCGCGATCCACTCGATGTCGCAGGGCACCTACAACGCGGTGAACATCGGCTTCGACGACCGCAACCTGATCGTCGTCCCCATGTTCCACGCCAACGCCTGGGGATACCCCTACACCTGCTGGTGGTTCGGCGCGGACATCGTCCTGCTCGACAGGTTCCTCAACGCCCCCAACATCGTCCGCGCCGTCGAAGAACAGAAGGTCACCTTCGCCAACGGCGTCCCGACCGTCTGGAACGACGTCCTCACCGTCGTGCGCGCCGAGCCCGGCCACGACCTGAGCGCCCTGCGCGCGGTGATCATCGGCGGCGCCGCGGTCTCCCGCGCCCTCGTGGAGGGCTTCGAGGAGGTCGGCGTCTCGATCGTGCAGGGCTGGGGGATGACCGAGACGTCCCCGCTCGTCACCGTCGCCAAGACGCCGCGCGGCACCGACCCGGAGACCGCGATGTCCCGGCGGCTGTCGCAGGGCCGGGTGTCGCCCGGCGTCGAGGTCCGCATCGCCGACCCCGAGACGCTGGAGATCCTGCCCGCCGACGGCGCCACGATCGGTGAGTTCGAACTGCGCGGCCCGTGGATCACCGGCCGCTACCTCGGCGACGACGACGGCGACAAGTTCCACGACGGCTGGCTCCGCACCGGCGACATCGGCACCCTCGACGACGAAGGCCACGTCCGCATCACCGACCGGGCGAAGGACGTCATCAAGTCCGGCGGCGAGTGGGTCTCCTCGGTCGAACTCGAGAACGCCATCGCCGCCCACCCCGACGTCACCATGGCCACCGTCATCGGCGTCCCCGACCCCAAGTGGGACGAACGACCCTGTGCCATCGTCGTCACCCGCGAAGGCGCCGACCTGGACGGCGAGACACTCCGCACCTGGCTCACCGGCAAGGTCGCCCGCTGGTGGATCCCCGAATACTGGTCCTTCGTCCCCGAGATCCCCCTCACCAGCGTCGGCAAACTCGACAAGAAGGCGCTCCGCCAACGCCGGACCGACGGCGCCCTCCCCATCGTCCACCTCACCACCCCCCTCCCCAAGCCCCCCGAATCCTGA
- a CDS encoding alpha/beta fold hydrolase, whose product MTDRVTGRLDVDGAVLRYEVRGEGPLLLLIPGGAGDAASYDGIAGALAAEHGVASYDPRGNVP is encoded by the coding sequence ATGACGGATCGCGTCACCGGACGCCTCGACGTGGACGGAGCCGTCCTGCGCTACGAGGTACGCGGAGAAGGCCCGCTTCTCCTCCTCATCCCCGGCGGGGCAGGCGACGCCGCCTCCTACGACGGCATCGCCGGCGCCCTGGCCGCCGAGCACGGGGTCGCGTCCTACGACCCGCGCGGGAACGTCCCGTAG
- a CDS encoding TetR/AcrR family transcriptional regulator, with the protein MARAGLTAERVTLAGAELADDVGLEHVTMSALARRLGVKDASLYAHVRGLEDLRGRIALLAADEKTIRIAEAMAGRSGRDALLAYANAYRSYAHDHPGRYTATQIPVGIDPEVAAKAPGPRRAVELTYGMLRAYTLAEPDLTDAVRLVRSTLHGFTALEAAGGFAHSRSPEDSWARCLDALHTLLEHWPSPAEGDPS; encoded by the coding sequence ATGGCGCGCGCCGGATTGACGGCCGAGCGGGTGACGCTGGCCGGGGCGGAACTCGCCGACGACGTCGGGCTCGAGCATGTGACGATGTCGGCGTTGGCGCGCCGGCTCGGAGTGAAGGACGCGAGCCTGTACGCGCACGTGCGCGGGCTGGAGGACCTGCGCGGCCGGATCGCGCTGCTCGCGGCGGACGAGAAGACGATCCGGATCGCCGAGGCCATGGCCGGGCGGTCCGGGCGGGACGCCCTCCTGGCGTACGCGAACGCCTACCGGAGCTACGCCCACGACCATCCGGGGCGCTACACCGCGACCCAGATCCCCGTGGGGATCGACCCCGAGGTGGCCGCCAAGGCGCCGGGGCCGCGCCGTGCGGTCGAGCTGACCTACGGGATGCTGCGCGCCTACACGCTCGCAGAGCCCGACCTGACCGACGCCGTCCGCCTCGTGCGCAGCACCCTGCACGGCTTCACCGCCCTGGAGGCCGCCGGAGGGTTCGCGCACTCGCGCTCGCCCGAAGACTCGTGGGCGCGCTGCCTCGACGCCCTGCACACCCTCCTGGAGCACTGGCCCTCGCCCGCCGAAGGAGACCCGTCATGA
- a CDS encoding polysaccharide deacetylase family protein codes for MAPSPEVSDAGPGPVAPAEAVESDAGEVEAVGPEDRAAGDGAGAEKVDCRKRKCLALTFDDGPGPYTRDLLRVLRKAEVRVTFFVVGPRARTREGVLALAHADGHQIGVHTENHLELTKLSDSRIHREIDRTLRTIRTQTGERPVLLRPPYGATNPRVAAQARRLKVAQILWDVDPVDWRDRDTAVVTRRVIAGFHRGAIILMHDIHPTTVAAVPRVLKAAEAKGYTLVTVSELLGTTKPGKVYTDARP; via the coding sequence GTGGCCCCTTCGCCGGAGGTGAGCGACGCGGGACCGGGGCCGGTGGCGCCCGCCGAAGCGGTGGAGAGCGATGCGGGAGAGGTCGAGGCGGTGGGGCCGGAGGACCGGGCGGCGGGCGATGGAGCGGGGGCGGAGAAGGTCGACTGCCGTAAGCGGAAGTGCCTGGCGTTGACGTTCGATGACGGGCCGGGGCCGTACACGCGGGATCTGCTGCGGGTACTGCGGAAGGCCGAGGTGCGGGTGACGTTCTTCGTGGTCGGGCCGCGGGCCAGGACACGGGAAGGGGTGCTCGCGCTGGCGCACGCCGACGGGCACCAGATCGGGGTGCACACCGAGAACCATCTGGAGCTGACGAAGCTGTCGGACTCCCGGATCCATCGCGAGATCGACCGTACGCTGCGGACGATCCGGACCCAGACCGGGGAGCGGCCCGTGCTGCTGCGTCCGCCCTACGGCGCGACGAACCCACGGGTCGCGGCGCAGGCGCGCAGGCTCAAGGTCGCGCAGATCCTCTGGGACGTCGACCCGGTCGACTGGCGCGACCGCGACACCGCGGTCGTCACCCGGCGCGTCATCGCCGGGTTCCACCGCGGCGCCATCATCCTCATGCACGACATCCACCCGACGACCGTCGCCGCCGTCCCGCGCGTCCTCAAGGCCGCCGAGGCCAAGGGCTACACCCTCGTCACCGTCTCCGAACTCCTCGGGACCACCAAGCCGGGCAAGGTCTACACCGACGCCCGCCCCTGA
- a CDS encoding sulfatase family protein, which translates to MGAEVQLGRRGFLTGAAAAVAAAGSTACAPSATVPPVQAVQEVAEVHEAGAQPVDSRPNILVIVTDDQPKYLAEALPKTRRWLVDQGVEFTSAHATTPLCCPSRSSIFSGRYAHNHGVRDNYLKLNLDQNTTFQRHLKDAGYRNGMFGKYLNEWRIKMPPEHFEDFAVLSPVGYVDGRFNRNGEIAKLPGYTTHHIRDFALEFVRQGTRDPRPWCAYVAPYGSHAPFTPEEQYADAPVSAWQGRPSVAETDKSDKPPYLRDAHTSLSRGRTVRREQARTLMSVDDTVGALHDELKATGQLDNTLVIFIGDNGYLWGDHGWGRKSVPYRPAYEVPFFLSWPAGGLASGTKDDRIVANIDVSATVLDAAGVTPSTPQDGRSVLGPDERDHLLLEFWRQGGDRRPPHSWASYVSKTEQYTEYYALQTGPAGVPVGSGRVVFREYYDLADDPYQLVNKLYGASPQDEQSWGIPGLVSRLAADRLS; encoded by the coding sequence TTGGGTGCGGAAGTACAGCTGGGACGGCGCGGGTTCCTGACAGGAGCCGCCGCCGCCGTGGCCGCCGCCGGGAGCACGGCGTGCGCGCCCTCGGCGACCGTACCCCCCGTCCAGGCGGTGCAGGAGGTCGCGGAGGTCCACGAGGCCGGGGCGCAGCCCGTGGACTCCCGGCCGAACATCCTCGTGATCGTCACCGACGACCAGCCCAAGTACCTCGCGGAGGCGCTGCCCAAGACCCGGCGCTGGCTGGTCGACCAGGGTGTGGAGTTCACCAGCGCGCACGCGACGACCCCGCTGTGCTGCCCGTCCCGGTCGTCCATCTTCTCCGGCCGCTACGCCCACAACCACGGGGTCCGCGACAACTACCTCAAGCTGAACCTCGACCAGAACACCACCTTCCAGCGGCATCTCAAGGACGCCGGGTACCGCAACGGCATGTTCGGCAAGTACCTGAACGAATGGCGGATCAAGATGCCGCCGGAGCACTTCGAGGACTTCGCGGTGCTCAGCCCCGTCGGGTACGTCGACGGCAGGTTCAACCGCAACGGGGAGATCGCCAAGCTCCCCGGGTACACCACGCACCACATCCGCGACTTCGCCCTCGAGTTCGTCCGGCAGGGCACCCGTGACCCGAGGCCCTGGTGCGCCTACGTCGCCCCGTACGGCTCGCACGCGCCCTTCACCCCCGAGGAGCAGTACGCGGACGCGCCCGTTTCCGCGTGGCAGGGGCGGCCGTCCGTCGCCGAGACCGACAAGAGCGACAAACCCCCGTACCTCCGCGACGCCCACACCTCCCTGTCCCGGGGCCGGACCGTCCGTCGTGAGCAGGCCCGCACCCTCATGTCGGTGGACGACACCGTCGGCGCCCTGCACGACGAACTGAAAGCCACCGGGCAGCTCGACAACACCCTCGTCATCTTCATCGGCGACAACGGCTATCTGTGGGGCGACCACGGCTGGGGACGGAAGTCGGTGCCCTACCGTCCCGCCTACGAGGTCCCCTTCTTCCTGTCGTGGCCCGCGGGCGGCCTCGCGTCCGGCACGAAGGACGACAGGATCGTCGCCAACATCGACGTCTCGGCGACCGTCCTGGACGCCGCGGGCGTCACCCCGAGCACGCCCCAGGACGGCAGGTCCGTCCTCGGCCCGGACGAGCGCGACCACCTCCTCCTGGAGTTCTGGCGGCAGGGCGGCGACCGCCGCCCGCCCCACTCGTGGGCCTCCTACGTGAGCAAGACCGAGCAGTACACCGAGTACTACGCGCTGCAGACCGGCCCCGCGGGCGTCCCCGTCGGCAGCGGCCGCGTGGTCTTCCGCGAGTACTACGACCTCGCCGATGACCCGTACCAGCTCGTCAACAAGCTGTACGGCGCCTCCCCCCAGGACGAGCAGTCCTGGGGCATCCCCGGCCTCGTCTCCCGCCTGGCCGCCGACCGCCTCTCCTGA
- a CDS encoding PLP-dependent cysteine synthase family protein yields the protein MSVFTSSALPLPDPARPAASIPTGGLLTAGRACRSPLELVGDTPVLWVSEPFSGADRGFWAKLEGGNPGGIKDRAALAMVAAARARGDLAPGAPIVESTSGTFGMGLALAGIVHGHPVTMVTDPGLEPMMAGLLAAHGVRVVMVDTPDPVGGWQEARRRTVQRLMAAEPGAWWPDQYNNPDAAAGYTGLGLELLAQLGRVDVLVCSVGTGGHSAGVFAAVRDRFPSARLVGVDTVGSTIFGQPARSRLMRGLGSSIYPRNVAYDLFSEVHWVAPAEAVWACRALAAHHYATGGWSVGAVALVAGWLARTLPAETRIAAVFPDGPARYAGTIYDDAYCASHGLLGSPPAEHPDVMDHPSEREAIRWTRCRAVTDPAPAPSAEDEPR from the coding sequence ATGTCGGTCTTCACCTCTTCCGCCCTCCCGCTTCCCGACCCCGCCCGTCCCGCCGCGTCCATCCCCACCGGTGGTCTCCTGACCGCGGGACGGGCCTGTCGCTCGCCCCTCGAACTCGTCGGCGACACGCCGGTGCTGTGGGTGAGCGAGCCGTTCTCCGGCGCGGACCGAGGCTTCTGGGCGAAGCTCGAAGGCGGTAATCCGGGCGGGATCAAGGACCGGGCCGCACTGGCGATGGTCGCCGCGGCCCGCGCCCGCGGCGACCTCGCGCCGGGCGCGCCGATCGTCGAGTCCACGTCCGGGACCTTCGGGATGGGCCTCGCCCTCGCGGGGATCGTGCACGGGCATCCGGTCACCATGGTGACCGACCCGGGGCTGGAGCCCATGATGGCGGGGCTGCTCGCCGCGCACGGCGTCCGCGTGGTGATGGTCGACACCCCCGACCCGGTGGGCGGCTGGCAGGAGGCGCGGCGCAGGACCGTCCAACGGCTGATGGCCGCCGAACCCGGCGCCTGGTGGCCGGACCAGTACAACAACCCCGACGCCGCCGCCGGGTACACCGGCCTCGGCCTGGAACTCCTCGCCCAGCTCGGCCGGGTCGACGTCCTGGTGTGCTCGGTCGGCACCGGAGGGCATTCGGCGGGGGTGTTCGCGGCGGTGCGCGACCGCTTCCCCTCGGCCCGGCTCGTCGGCGTCGACACCGTCGGCTCCACGATCTTCGGCCAGCCCGCCCGCAGCAGGCTCATGCGCGGCCTCGGTTCCAGCATCTATCCGCGCAACGTCGCCTACGACCTGTTCAGCGAGGTGCACTGGGTGGCGCCCGCCGAGGCGGTCTGGGCCTGCCGCGCGCTCGCCGCCCACCACTACGCGACGGGCGGGTGGAGCGTCGGCGCGGTCGCCCTGGTCGCCGGCTGGCTCGCGCGAACGCTGCCCGCCGAGACGCGCATCGCCGCGGTCTTCCCCGACGGCCCCGCGCGCTACGCGGGCACCATCTACGACGACGCGTACTGCGCGTCCCACGGCCTGCTCGGCTCGCCGCCCGCCGAGCACCCGGACGTCATGGACCATCCGAGCGAGCGCGAGGCGATCCGCTGGACGCGCTGCCGCGCCGTCACCGACCCGGCGCCGGCCCCGAGCGCGGAGGACGAGCCCCGATGA